CCATGGCCATTCCTCCAGTGGACACTGGACATTATAGGACCATTCAAAACGGTAAAGTATATACACTCATATCTCCCACCTAAATGAGTAAACAGATAACTTTACTGCTCAAAACTGCTCATAAAACAACAGTGAAATGAGTAACAGTCTGGGATCTCCGATCTCAAAAGCGCCTGGAAACTAACTCACCTAAATGATACAGGCTCCGGGTGGCAGAAGATTTCTGATAATCGCTAGTGATTACTTTTCAAAATGGGTTGAGGCGAAAGCTGTAGTCACAATCAcagaaaaaaatatatgaaaattTATCTGGGAACATATAATCTGCAGGTTTGTCCACAATTCAAATCAACCGATCTGGAATCGTTGTGCGGAAGACAGAACATCCGGTAGAAATAAAATCTTAAACTCAAAATCTTCCCTTGTTTATTAGGCGACCCCAAGTTAAACAAGATATCCTGGGAGGGAGGGGGTGAACACGTGACTACTCTCAAGTCTAACCATTCCAACGGAGAGGTGATAGGAATTCACCGGACGCAGTGCCTTGTAAATAACCCTTTCgtaaatattttcaatttttcatcCACGACTTCTCAGGTGCTACGGTTAGTACAATCTTATCACTTTATCCGTAAGATTACGATGTCTCCTGTAACCTTTGACTTAAGCTGGCCACAACAGCAAGCCAATAGTTAAAACTCGAGTTTGAACTCCGAACTCGAGACCGAGGAGTGAAGCAGCTTACCAGAGAAAACCCTAGAGAGTAAGTGAGAGATGAAGGCATCACTGAAACTCCGAGAAGATCAAAAGCAGCCAACTCTAAACCAACCACAAAACCAAAccgaaaataatccaaaatcTCAATATCAAAATCCACTTCTGAGAGCAAAAATCCCGATTAGTGTATTAGGGTTTCCATTTCTATCAATACTCACAGCAGGAGACTCCTCAGATCTTTCATTTGGTATTCGTACTAATTCAATCAATGGTCCATCTCTCAAATTCTCTTACTCACCCAACATATCATCAACAACTCAAACCCCATTTTCAATCTCTTTGAAATCTGGTGTGGGTTTCTTTGGTTCTCCTCAAAATTCACCTCTTATCATGTCTGCTCAGTTTAATCTTTTTGgtaaccctaaccctagtttttttcttcaaatcaaaCCCCAATTTGGCGACTTTTCATTAAAAAAGACTGCTGTTTCTGCTCCTTTAactaaccctaaccctaaaacccCTTCATTTACTAAAGAAAATGGTGAAAAAAACCATTTCACTGATGATATTGGTGTTATGTTAGAGCGACCATTGGTTTGGAAAGAATTGACTGAATTTCGTAATGGTGGTGATGGGGTTTTCTCTGGTGTTGAAGTTAGGGCAAAAACCCTTTTGCCTATTACTAAGAAGGCTGTTGTTAAATGTCGATGGGGAGTGAATTTTCCGCCAGATTTTGGCCAGAAGCAAAGGATGCCTTTTTTAACTGTTGATAAGATTGCAGTGGAGCGAGTTGAGGAGAAGGTGGAAGTGAAttctcagaagaagaagaataaggatgGGAGTGAGGGAGATTTGGAAGTGTTGAAAGGATTGTGTTTATGGATGCAAAATGAAGTTGAGGGTTTGAAAAGAGAGAATAGAATATTGAAGGAGAGTGTTGATGAATTGAATTTGGGAGGTTCGACATTGAAAAGTCGCAGAGGAAGTGGAAGTGCTAGCAAAAATGTGGTATCCTCATCCTCGCCATCTACACCTGGGTTTGAGCAGTGGAGAAATAAGAAGAATGGTGGAGAAGAAAAGAACTCCAGTGGTTCTGAGAGTTCGAAAGATGAAGTGGGAGAGGAATTGAAGAGAGCTATAATGGCTGCCAAAGGGGTATGAAATCCACATTCCTCTTTATTTGTTTTATGGTTTAGTACTTGGTCCATTGTAATTATTCAAATTAAACTagtttgcaataaataaaaaaaagaaaaaaaaaggtttaatCCTCCTTGGAGTGTTGGCTATGATTATGTGATCATGAATATACGCGTGTCAGGAAAATTAGCCGTCTTCAGAGCGATGAATTTGCGGACTTTAAGTGATGATTGAACATCTCCTTATGATGCTGTTATATGTTACAAAGGTGGATTCTATGCAGTGGATACCAATGGAAAGAGCTGTAGCTGTTAACCCTTCTATAATCATTTCAGAATTTGCATATCCTGTGTTTGGTGGAATCAGATGGAGAGCTGTTAATGGTTGACAAATATCTAAGCACCGATAATGATCACAATGATGGTTCTCTTGTTGCGCAGAGTGATCTGTATATTTCAGAGTCTACAGTCTATTTAAAAGTCCACAAGCTAAATTAAGACTTGCAGCACTGGGTCGAATTGTGGAAAGCTTGGATGATCATGTTTTGTTCTTAGGTGACAATTGCTCATTTTCTGCCTCAGCTCCTGATTTTTCAGGATATAAAGGAAATTGCATATACTATAGAAATAAATCCGTCTGCACAAGCACTGAAAAAGATGGTGTGTTTGGCGCAGTATTGGTCCTCTAGTGTCTAATTCAGGGTGTTCACAGTTGTTCTGGCTTCCACCAGCTTGGATTTCAAATGTAACAATCTAAGATATGTTCCTTCCTTTGGTTTGTTCTGCACATCTTAagttcttttattcttcttctgatGAATCAATCAGTTCTTATTGATTTGGTTCAAATTCTCAAAGACTACGAAAATTAGATTCTGCAGATATATCACTAAATATTTTATGATATTAAGCTAGTACCAGTCATGAACTGGTCTTAATTTTTCTTGAGCTGGGCTTATTTTCAAACATAATTTTTTCCATGAAAGTTGAAAGAATATCTTTTGAAAAACTTCTAGTTTCACTCCTTTCAAACACTTCAACAACACATACCTAGGCTGCACATAGGAATTACGATGCTCGGATTCCCAAGGTATAATGCTGGTAAGCGATTTCTTTTTGGGAAAGCAAAGTTTTACTTGCAATATCTCATGTCTTAACCAATTCAGAACCGGTATGTTTGATAATTTGCTTGTTAGACTAGATAACAGATTTTCAAGATTCATAGTTCTAGCTTAGCATCTGCTTGGTGTTGGACTTGGACATTCTGAATTCAGTAAGCATGGGTTTACTTAAGCTTTCAGGAAATTTAGTTTCTTTGAGTGTAGAGTACTCTGTTATCATTAAGAATGGTTAACAACCTTTCAAGATTCAAGCTTAAGTTCTGCTTATAGATCAAAATAGTTTCTGTTAATTTTTGAGCTTGTGTGATAACTTCATataatagttttttttattaCATCACGTGTTTATTCTGATCATTGTTCTCTTTCTATTATTGCATGTGCATGCGCATGCGCATGGCATATATTTTGTTGCAACACTCACTTATTCTCCTATACTTCGGACCTGTACGTAGTTTGTGCCCTTACACATGTATTTTTCTACTTTATTTCTGCTTACTGATAAGTTATTCTGTTGAAATGAAAAAAGTATTGTTACGTGTATTACTAAGTTCCAATATTTCTCTGTGGATGCTTAACGTAATAGAAGTTACTATGTTTTATGTACATTTTGTCTGTTCTTTTTATCAAAGTTTGCTAAACTATTCAAATTCTGTTTCTTTTACAAAGTTACTTTTAAGTGAAGATATAAACTTCATTTGGAATTCAGCACTAAAAAGTATTAAGAAAGGCCGACTGCCACGCCCTTAAGGAGGTTGTTGTTTTGTGTCGATGGTACTCTTCTTAACACAGGTGGGTTCTGATATTCATTTTCAACGAATTCGTAGTTAGGAGAATCATTCTAGCACCACGTGTGAGGTATATAAGTATCCAATACTCCAAAGTAGTCTTAGGCATTAGGTAACCGTTCTAGTTTATCCAAGTAATATAGGGTAATCAGCAATACCATTACTTGTTTTATGTGCTATCCTCTTTGATTTTGCTGTTTTTCATTTGTTATCTTTTGGGCATAACTTGTGTTTCAGTTACATGACAGATGGCATGGTTGGCGAGCTTCCGTGCACAATTGATGAGTTCATGTCAGAAATTACCTCAATGTTTTCTGGATGGTAACTAGCTATGGCgaagtatttttcttttcttaatgtgCACCGTGGTTAATTAAATTGGATATATTTGAAGCTGGTTGATGGAAGTTTCCATGACATGTTACTCAATTATATGCCCGAATCTTTCTTAATCATCAATGGGAACTTATGAGTTATCATATAGTATATAATTTTCCTTCTTGTATATTCCGTTGCAAACACTTAATATTATGCAGATAACTTAAGACAGTTCTGCACTATCAAATAGAGTTCATAATTACGTAAGATGTATCTGCGCTATTGGATAGATACAGATCTCTCTCTtttgctttctttctttctttctttctttctttctatttTGTCTTCGACTATCTTCTCTCTAGGATATCACAAAGACAATAGAGAGCCTTTTGGAGTGGATGCTATACTTTGGCTAACTAATAGTGTCTGTATGATCTATGAGTGTTTCCAAGATTGGTTGTTAAGTATTATGTTATTTACTGTAGCTAGTGCTAAAATAAGACCTCTTCCTGGTGCCAACCGATTGATTAAACATTTGACGGGACATGGTGTACCCATGGCATTGGCTTCGAATTCCCCCTACGGAAAGCATAGAAATAAGTTCACCTATCCGGAAGGTCAGGTTCGCTAGATATTTATCCGATCTTAAACAACCAGTACTAGATTAGAGATTATTCAATACATTCAGATTAATTTTACATGTTTGATCTTACCATCTCATTATGTGTGTTTAGGCTGAAAAGAATCCTGAATTGTGAGATGCTTTTGCATATTTTACTATTATTCTTAACTGCGGATAAATTCCATATATGCGTCTAGTCTGCATTTGTTGCTTGATTTTCTCCTTAAGATTCTTTTAGATGGTGAAGTTGTTGAATGCTGAGCCTTCCAGCTGCCTTGTCATTGAGTGCACATTATAAATGGTTTCTAATTTTTTGCACATTCTTGAGTTTATAATGGAAATATCATGTTGAAACCATATGCCAGGCGTGTCTTTCGGATGaaattcttattgg
This is a stretch of genomic DNA from Papaver somniferum cultivar HN1 chromosome 1, ASM357369v1, whole genome shotgun sequence. It encodes these proteins:
- the LOC113291720 gene encoding uncharacterized protein LOC113291720; translated protein: MKASLKLREDQKQPTLNQPQNQTENNPKSQYQNPLLRAKIPISVLGFPFLSILTAGDSSDLSFGIRTNSINGPSLKFSYSPNISSTTQTPFSISLKSGVGFFGSPQNSPLIMSAQFNLFGNPNPSFFLQIKPQFGDFSLKKTAVSAPLTNPNPKTPSFTKENGEKNHFTDDIGVMLERPLVWKELTEFRNGGDGVFSGVEVRAKTLLPITKKAVVKCRWGVNFPPDFGQKQRMPFLTVDKIAVERVEEKVEVNSQKKKNKDGSEGDLEVLKGLCLWMQNEVEGLKRENRILKESVDELNLGGSTLKSRRGSGSASKNVVSSSSPSTPGFEQWRNKKNGGEEKNSSGSESSKDEVGEELKRAIMAAKGEN